The sequence TCTGCAAATTTAAATATGCATATCTTTGAACTACACCTGACAATGAAGCAGTAAATTTTGTAATAGTACTTACATACTTAAGTACACTACTAACACTGATTAATCCTAGTATCCCTTTAACCCCAACATATCCATAGGTTAAAAACATAACAGCCTGATTATTAATCTCCATTAGTCCACTCCATCTACTAAATACTCTTTCAATCTCTCTCATATCTTCAATCACTGCTTCTCTAGCATTCCACATCTCTTCCATTATCATATTACACATATTATATATTCTTATATCTTTCCCTAGCTTATAATTGTTAGGCAAGCCAACAAAGTAACCAAACTTACGATTAGAATCCACATTTTTTTCAAAGAACTTATACTGTACAACATTTTGTTTATTTAATATGCCAAAGTTTAAAAGTATAGAAATTATCATTACACCAAATAACAAAACAGCTAATAATGGAGAATTAAAAAGATGCATAATTGAACTTTGACTTTTCATAGGTACAACTATAAACAAGGAACTTAATAATACTATAGAGCAAATCAATGAAATAATATCACTAATAATATCTCCTAACGTATTAAGAAAGGAATATATACCTCCATTGCTATTCACACCTTCTTCAGCCTTATGCAGCAAATCTAAAGTTTCCTTTTTTTCTAGCACTTCATAATCTAACATTAATGCCTTTTCTGCTAATTTAGATTTTATATATAACTCTATATATAACTTTTTTACTTTTACACTTCTTTCTAATAACGCATTCAATATTCCAAAAACAAGATTTATTCCTACCATCCAGTAAACATAATTTAAAATAATTTCTTTGTTTCTGTTTGATAATATGTTATCTAGGATTAAAGAACTAAATATAATATTTATATAAGGTATTGTGGCTTTTATTATATTTTGTACAAATATTAAAACAATAAAAGATTTTGAGATACCTGAAACCATGCTCAATATAGATTTACAATCCTTAGCAAAGGCTTTAAAGTGCGAATTCTTCATTTTCTTCTCCCCCCACCTCTTCTTTATAATAATGGCTCTGTATTTCAAACATTTGAGCATATTTACCATTCATGTTCATAAGCTCTTCGTGAGTTCCATCCTCTGCCACTTTTCCATTTTCAAAGAATAGAATACGGGTACAGAATTTAGTACTTGCTAATCTATGTGAAATAAATAGTGAAGTTTTATCCTCTGTTAATTCATTGTATTTCTCATATAGTTCACTTTCAGCTATTGGATCTAAAGCAGAGGTTGGCTCATCAAGAATAATGATTGGAGCATTTTTATATAGAGCCCTAGCTAACATCATCCTTTGCATTTGTCCACCTGATAGTAAAATACCATCTTTATTAAGACTTTGAGTTATATACGTTTTTTCTTTATCCTTTAACGAATCTACTTTATCTTTTAACCCAGCTAACTCTAAACATTTATTTATCCTGCTATAGTCAATCATGCTTTCTTCGCAAGCTGCTACATTTTTTGCTATAGTAAAAGCTAAAACCTCAACATCTTGGAATACAACACCTATTAATTTATAATATTCTTCTATATCATAGTCTTTTATGGATTTACCATTAACTAAAATCTTTCCTTCAGTTGGGTA comes from Clostridium sp. TW13 and encodes:
- a CDS encoding ABC transporter ATP-binding protein, with the translated sequence MKNSHFKAFAKDCKSILSMVSGISKSFIVLIFVQNIIKATIPYINIIFSSLILDNILSNRNKEIILNYVYWMVGINLVFGILNALLERSVKVKKLYIELYIKSKLAEKALMLDYEVLEKKETLDLLHKAEEGVNSNGGIYSFLNTLGDIISDIISLICSIVLLSSLFIVVPMKSQSSIMHLFNSPLLAVLLFGVMIISILLNFGILNKQNVVQYKFFEKNVDSNRKFGYFVGLPNNYKLGKDIRIYNMCNMIMEEMWNAREAVIEDMREIERVFSRWSGLMEINNQAVMFLTYGYVGVKGILGLISVSSVLKYVSTITKFTASLSGVVQRYAYLNLQRQYLNNYCYFLDLENVKYQGTLPVEKRDDNEYEIEFKNVSFHYPNSEDLILDNVSLKLSIGNKMSIVGKNGAGKTTFIKLLCRIYDPTEGEILLNGINIKKYDYAEYLRVFSVVFQDFNLFSFPIAENVAASVEVDKERAWETLEQAGVAERIRKMKDGLGTNLYQNEKEGVEISGGEAQKIAIARALYKDAPLVILDEPTSALDPISEYEIYSKFNELVLDKTSIFISHRMSSCRFCDNIVVFDAGKIVQVGNHDTLIKDEAGLYYKLWTSQAQYYVS